A region from the Simiduia sp. 21SJ11W-1 genome encodes:
- the metW gene encoding methionine biosynthesis protein MetW — protein sequence MRIDHSIIESWVAPGTRLLDLGCGDGTLLQLLRKSRQIEGYGLEIGGDEINACIAKGLNVIEHNLDEGLNRFGDKSFDLVVMTQALQTMRFPHLVLDEMLRVGRECIIAFPNFGHWKARWHLATSGRMPVSDLLPYQWYDTPNIHFCTVRDFEVLCAEKGIKILQRQVTGAHGTHGLIDLAPNLLAVNAIYHLSK from the coding sequence CTGCGCATTGATCACTCTATTATTGAAAGCTGGGTGGCGCCGGGTACGCGCCTGCTGGACCTCGGCTGTGGCGATGGCACCTTGTTGCAACTGCTGCGCAAAAGCCGCCAGATTGAAGGCTACGGGCTGGAAATTGGTGGCGATGAAATTAACGCCTGCATTGCAAAGGGCCTGAATGTTATCGAGCACAACCTGGATGAAGGCCTCAACCGCTTTGGCGATAAAAGTTTTGATTTGGTGGTAATGACCCAAGCCCTGCAAACCATGCGCTTTCCGCATTTGGTGCTCGATGAAATGCTGCGCGTGGGGCGCGAGTGCATTATTGCCTTTCCGAACTTTGGCCACTGGAAAGCCCGCTGGCATTTGGCCACCAGCGGGCGCATGCCGGTGTCTGACTTGCTACCCTACCAATGGTACGACACCCCCAACATCCACTTTTGTACCGTGCGCGATTTTGAAGTGCTGTGTGCTGAAAAGGGCATCAAGATTTTGCAGCGCCAAGTGACCGGCGCCCACGGCACCCACGGGCTCATCGACCTTGCGCCCAACCTGCTGGCGGTCAATGCCATCTACCACCTGAGTAAATAG
- a CDS encoding dynamin family protein, with amino-acid sequence MDHASLYRQLSGFQRWKQQLNTQLQAFLQWLEAHKITSRAAEQSLKHARTMLANDHFTLALVGEFSRGKTELINALLFAEYGHRLLPSQPGRTTMCPTEIYRDPHTPKGCVRLLPIETRRSNVALAAFKRIPQKWVTTHFDPYDQKQVAEAMARIAEVKTVSVAEAETLGFDIESLVRSRESVDRVEVPVWRHALVSLDHPLLARGLRILDTPGLNALGNEPELALGTLASAQAMLFLLAADTGLTATDMEIWNEHINILRATQDAEVITLLNKIDSLWDDLLPQEDVLLAIHKVRETTARQLQQPMDQVLTLSAKQSLIARAKGDATLLARSQMPKLEKILSEKLIDSRTRLASHRLISDLLTIMDDTSNLLRERLYAADRDLAEVEGARGDAEHKATLVSLRANIKRIHHQYHKQSLSLKSSERLLYRQRDGLLGPIGEAVIEQQIQAAEQALAESWHTFGVGRVVQEFFDNIDHCLSNLSHELLQANKVMLSIYKREDSNVNPDLLRNHEFNLRHYRARTNQLRAHSKQYSLGLGNLLTSKQTLMERFLNTVANETRALMQELRTDLDNWLKDALAPLNHRNLYQKQLLDEQLLQLANLNLQNHTQQEQVGMLKGQIAKLETALMELDTIINSTRALQPDGQARSNVVNLRAKNASIL; translated from the coding sequence ATGGATCACGCCTCACTCTACCGGCAGCTGTCCGGTTTCCAGCGCTGGAAACAACAGCTCAACACCCAACTGCAGGCCTTTTTGCAGTGGTTGGAAGCCCACAAGATTACCTCCAGGGCGGCCGAGCAGAGCCTCAAGCACGCGCGCACTATGCTCGCCAACGATCACTTCACCCTGGCGCTGGTGGGCGAATTTTCCCGCGGTAAAACCGAGCTGATCAACGCCTTGCTGTTTGCCGAATACGGCCACCGCCTGCTGCCCTCGCAACCCGGGCGCACCACCATGTGCCCCACCGAAATTTACCGCGACCCGCACACACCCAAGGGCTGCGTGCGGCTACTGCCCATCGAAACCCGCCGCTCGAACGTGGCGCTGGCGGCGTTCAAGCGCATTCCGCAAAAGTGGGTCACCACCCACTTCGACCCCTACGACCAAAAGCAAGTGGCCGAGGCTATGGCGCGCATCGCCGAGGTAAAAACTGTGTCTGTGGCCGAAGCCGAAACCCTGGGGTTTGACATTGAAAGCCTGGTGCGCTCGCGCGAGAGCGTAGACCGCGTAGAAGTGCCCGTGTGGCGCCACGCGCTGGTGAGCCTCGACCACCCGCTGCTGGCGCGCGGCCTGCGCATTCTGGATACGCCCGGCCTGAACGCCCTGGGCAACGAGCCGGAGCTTGCCCTGGGTACCCTGGCCAGCGCCCAGGCCATGCTGTTTTTGCTCGCGGCCGACACGGGCCTCACCGCCACCGACATGGAAATCTGGAACGAGCACATCAACATACTGCGCGCCACGCAAGATGCCGAAGTGATTACCCTGCTCAACAAAATCGATTCCCTCTGGGACGACCTGCTGCCCCAAGAGGACGTGCTGCTGGCCATTCACAAGGTGCGCGAAACCACCGCGCGCCAATTGCAGCAGCCTATGGACCAGGTACTTACGCTGTCGGCCAAGCAATCACTCATTGCCCGCGCCAAGGGCGACGCCACCTTGCTGGCCCGCAGCCAGATGCCCAAGCTTGAAAAAATACTTTCCGAAAAACTCATCGATAGCCGCACGCGGCTGGCGAGCCACCGGTTGATCAGCGATTTGCTCACCATCATGGACGACACCAGCAACCTCTTGCGCGAGCGCCTGTACGCTGCCGATCGCGACCTGGCCGAGGTAGAAGGTGCCCGTGGCGATGCCGAGCACAAGGCCACACTGGTGTCGCTGCGTGCCAATATCAAACGCATTCACCACCAGTACCACAAGCAAAGCCTGTCGCTAAAATCCAGCGAACGCCTGCTGTACCGCCAGCGCGACGGCCTGCTGGGCCCCATTGGCGAGGCGGTGATCGAACAGCAAATTCAGGCCGCCGAACAGGCGCTGGCCGAGAGCTGGCACACCTTCGGCGTGGGCCGCGTGGTGCAGGAATTTTTCGACAACATCGATCACTGCCTATCGAATTTGAGCCACGAATTGCTACAGGCCAACAAGGTGATGTTGTCTATCTACAAGCGTGAAGACAGCAACGTCAACCCGGATCTGCTGCGCAATCACGAGTTCAATTTGCGCCACTACCGCGCGCGCACCAACCAGCTGCGCGCGCACAGCAAGCAGTACTCCCTGGGCCTTGGCAACCTGCTCACCAGCAAGCAGACGCTTATGGAGCGCTTTCTCAATACCGTGGCCAACGAAACCCGCGCGCTCATGCAAGAATTGCGCACCGATCTCGACAACTGGCTGAAAGACGCCCTGGCACCGCTCAATCACCGCAACCTCTACCAAAAGCAATTGCTAGATGAGCAGCTGCTGCAGTTGGCCAACCTGAATTTGCAAAACCACACCCAGCAAGAACAAGTGGGCATGCTGAAAGGGCAAATCGCCAAGCTCGAAACCGCGCTGATGGAGCTGGATACCATCATCAACAGCACCCGCGCCCTGCAACCGGACGGCCAGGCGCGCTCGAACGTGGTAAATCTGCGCGCCAAAAACGCCTCTATCCTGTAA
- a CDS encoding homoserine O-acetyltransferase, whose product MPKSDARSVGLVTPQIYESQAPLQLACGRVLESYQLIYETYGQLNADASNAVLICHALSGTHHAAGYHSEDDRKPGWWDHYIGPGKPIDTNRFFVVALNNLGGCAGSTGPTSINPATGKPWGPDFPPLRVRDWVHSQAKLGEALGIHNWAAVVGGSLGGMQAMRWALEYPERVRNCVVIASAMKLTAQNIAFNETARNAITSDPNFHAGDYLAHNTTPKNGLATARMIGHITYMSGDGLGEKFGRALRRGSFAQGVDEPVEFQVQSYLRYQGDVFSDNFDANTYVLMTRALDYFDLAREYNDDPVQAFARARARFLVVSFTTDWRFSPERSREIAHALMAANRSVCYAEIESNSGHDAFLLPNSRYEQVFTHFMQTIDTHTQVQP is encoded by the coding sequence GTGCCCAAGTCAGACGCCCGCTCCGTTGGCCTCGTAACGCCACAAATTTATGAATCACAAGCGCCGCTGCAGCTGGCCTGCGGCCGCGTGCTGGAAAGCTACCAGCTCATTTACGAAACCTACGGCCAACTCAACGCCGATGCCAGCAATGCAGTGCTCATTTGCCACGCACTCTCGGGCACCCATCACGCAGCCGGCTACCACAGCGAAGACGATCGCAAACCCGGCTGGTGGGATCACTACATAGGCCCGGGAAAACCCATAGATACCAACCGCTTTTTTGTGGTGGCGCTGAACAATTTAGGCGGCTGCGCGGGCTCCACCGGGCCCACCAGCATCAACCCTGCTACAGGCAAACCCTGGGGGCCGGATTTCCCGCCCTTGCGCGTGCGCGACTGGGTGCATTCACAGGCCAAACTGGGCGAGGCGCTCGGCATTCACAACTGGGCGGCCGTGGTGGGCGGCTCGCTCGGCGGCATGCAGGCCATGCGCTGGGCGCTGGAATACCCGGAGCGCGTGCGCAATTGCGTTGTGATTGCCTCGGCCATGAAGCTTACCGCGCAAAACATTGCCTTTAATGAAACCGCGCGCAACGCCATCACCTCGGATCCCAACTTCCACGCAGGCGACTATCTGGCCCACAACACCACGCCCAAAAATGGCCTGGCCACCGCGCGTATGATTGGCCACATAACCTATATGTCGGGCGATGGGCTGGGTGAAAAATTCGGCCGGGCCCTGCGCCGCGGCAGCTTTGCCCAAGGGGTGGATGAACCGGTGGAATTTCAGGTGCAAAGTTATTTGCGCTACCAGGGCGATGTGTTTTCCGACAACTTCGATGCCAACACCTACGTGCTGATGACCCGCGCGCTCGATTATTTTGACCTGGCGCGCGAATACAACGACGACCCGGTACAAGCATTCGCCCGGGCCCGGGCGCGCTTTTTGGTGGTGTCTTTCACCACCGACTGGCGCTTTTCGCCCGAGCGCTCGCGCGAAATTGCCCATGCACTCATGGCCGCCAACCGCTCGGTTTGCTACGCGGAGATTGAATCAAATTCCGGCCACGATGCCTTCTTGTTACCCAACTCCCGCTACGAGCAGGTGTTCACCCACTTTATGCAAACCATCGATACCCACACGCAGGTGCAACCATGA
- the proC gene encoding pyrroline-5-carboxylate reductase has product MSYRIGFIGAGNMSAAILGGMVKQGVAPERIIASNRSTPKLEALADEYGIHTSTDNHQAAKADVVVLSVKPQMMKDVCLDLAPSLGHKPLIVTVAAGLPMSRYEQWLGADQAIVRCMPNTPSLVGKGASGLFANARVSDLQKSRVEEMMGAVGVTAWVAEESLIDAVIAVAGSAPAYFFLMMEAMIDQGEAMGLDRATARALTLQTAAGAAELAASADVPVDELRRRVMSPGGTTEQAVFSFERDDIRAIVSRAMTCCANRAAEMAKEMGN; this is encoded by the coding sequence ATGAGTTATCGCATCGGATTTATCGGCGCCGGCAATATGAGCGCCGCCATTTTAGGCGGCATGGTCAAGCAGGGTGTGGCGCCCGAGCGCATCATCGCCAGTAACCGCAGCACCCCCAAACTCGAGGCCTTGGCAGACGAATACGGCATTCACACCAGCACCGACAACCACCAGGCCGCCAAGGCCGATGTGGTGGTGCTCTCGGTAAAACCGCAAATGATGAAAGATGTGTGCCTGGATTTGGCGCCGTCGCTGGGCCACAAGCCGCTTATCGTGACCGTGGCCGCGGGCCTGCCCATGAGCCGCTACGAGCAGTGGCTGGGTGCAGATCAAGCCATTGTGCGCTGTATGCCCAACACCCCGTCGCTGGTGGGCAAAGGGGCCAGCGGCTTGTTTGCCAACGCCCGGGTGAGCGATCTGCAAAAATCGCGGGTAGAGGAAATGATGGGCGCCGTGGGCGTTACCGCCTGGGTGGCCGAAGAGTCGCTCATTGATGCCGTGATTGCCGTGGCGGGCTCGGCACCGGCGTATTTCTTCTTGATGATGGAAGCCATGATCGATCAAGGCGAGGCCATGGGCCTGGATCGCGCAACCGCCCGTGCACTTACCCTGCAAACCGCCGCCGGCGCCGCCGAGCTTGCCGCCAGTGCAGATGTGCCCGTAGACGAACTGCGCCGGCGTGTGATGTCGCCCGGCGGCACCACCGAGCAGGCGGTATTCTCCTTTGAGCGCGACGATATTCGCGCTATTGTGAGCCGCGCAATGACCTGCTGCGCAAACCGCGCCGCTGAAATGGCAAAGGAAATGGGGAACTGA
- a CDS encoding XTP/dITP diphosphatase yields MSTISEIVLASNNAGKITELNHLLAECGIRVVPQSAFDIPDAEETGLSFVENAILKARHAARIANRPALADDSGLCVDALKGAPGIYSARYAGEHGNDAANNAKLLQALEGQPRSARTARFLCVLALVRHADDPVPIICQGEWRGEILTQPAGDNGFGYDPLFWVPERQCASAQLSKEEKSALSHRGQALKKLLAELSASHSA; encoded by the coding sequence ATGTCAACGATCAGTGAAATTGTGCTGGCCAGCAACAACGCCGGCAAAATCACAGAACTCAATCACCTGTTGGCCGAGTGCGGTATTCGCGTAGTGCCGCAGTCGGCTTTTGACATCCCAGATGCCGAAGAAACGGGCCTGAGCTTTGTGGAAAACGCCATATTAAAAGCCCGGCACGCAGCCCGTATTGCCAACCGCCCGGCACTCGCCGACGACTCGGGCCTGTGCGTAGACGCCCTCAAGGGTGCGCCCGGTATTTATTCTGCGCGCTACGCAGGCGAGCACGGCAACGATGCCGCCAACAACGCCAAGTTGCTGCAAGCACTGGAAGGCCAACCCAGAAGCGCACGCACGGCACGCTTTTTATGTGTGCTGGCACTGGTGCGCCACGCCGACGACCCGGTGCCGATCATTTGCCAGGGCGAATGGCGCGGTGAGATTCTCACGCAACCTGCGGGCGACAATGGCTTTGGCTACGATCCGTTATTCTGGGTGCCTGAGCGCCAATGCGCCTCGGCACAACTTTCCAAGGAAGAAAAAAGCGCGCTGTCGCACCGCGGTCAGGCACTGAAAAAACTGTTGGCTGAATTGTCAGCGAGCCACAGCGCCTGA
- a CDS encoding calcium/sodium antiporter, translating to MLIAVGGLIVGLVLLTWSADKFIDGAAAVAQLLGMSPLLVGILIVGFGTSAPEMLVSAIAAWQGEPDLALGNALGSNIANIGLIVGVTALMAPIAVHSRVVSQEMPLMLVATGLGVLALTNDWLGRGDALLLLGGLAAYIGFGVWQSMGSPDDSLADDVQASVSHEQSGMKAAMALLLGLVALLASSRMLVWSATEIALALGISELIIGLTVVALGTSLPELAASIASVRKQQHDLAIGNVIGSNVFNILGVVGIAGLIHPDVVAPDALGRDALVMVLLSGALAVLCYRALNRGAIQRWQGALLVLAYVGYNAALAMQVIG from the coding sequence GTGCTGATAGCAGTAGGTGGACTCATCGTAGGCTTGGTGTTGCTAACCTGGAGCGCAGACAAATTCATCGACGGTGCGGCGGCGGTGGCCCAGCTGCTGGGGATGTCGCCGCTGTTGGTGGGCATTTTGATTGTGGGCTTTGGCACCTCGGCGCCGGAAATGCTGGTGTCTGCCATTGCGGCCTGGCAGGGCGAACCGGACCTTGCGCTTGGCAATGCCCTTGGCTCCAACATCGCCAATATTGGCTTGATTGTGGGGGTGACCGCGTTAATGGCGCCCATTGCTGTGCATTCGCGGGTAGTGTCGCAAGAGATGCCGCTGATGCTGGTGGCGACGGGTCTGGGTGTGTTGGCGCTCACTAACGACTGGTTGGGCCGCGGTGATGCGCTGCTGCTACTCGGCGGGCTGGCCGCCTACATCGGCTTTGGCGTGTGGCAGAGCATGGGCTCGCCCGACGATTCACTGGCAGACGATGTGCAAGCCAGCGTCTCGCATGAACAAAGCGGCATGAAGGCGGCCATGGCGCTGCTGCTGGGCTTGGTTGCGCTGTTGGCCAGCTCCCGCATGCTGGTGTGGTCAGCCACCGAGATTGCCCTGGCGCTGGGTATCAGCGAGTTGATTATCGGCCTGACGGTAGTGGCGCTCGGCACCAGCCTGCCGGAGCTTGCCGCCAGCATAGCCAGTGTGCGCAAACAGCAGCACGACCTGGCCATTGGCAATGTGATTGGTTCGAACGTGTTCAACATTCTGGGCGTGGTGGGTATTGCGGGGCTGATTCACCCGGATGTTGTAGCACCCGATGCCCTCGGGCGCGATGCGCTGGTGATGGTGCTTTTATCTGGCGCGCTGGCGGTACTGTGTTACCGGGCGCTCAACCGCGGCGCTATCCAGCGCTGGCAGGGGGCCTTGCTGGTGTTGGCCTACGTTGGGTACAACGCGGCGCTGGCGATGCAGGTTATCGGCTAG
- a CDS encoding DUF4426 domain-containing protein encodes MKTLLGFVLLATLWAPFVHAQPEPPTATPVTTNPWHDSGDYRVHFSTFTSDFLPANAARALGFTRAKDRIIVNVALTQKQADGHFTLGLPAGVEGAATNLMQQRKSLSFKPVEEPNATYYLAELRFTNEEVMHFALTVTTPDGTAIDVSFSRKLYVNDQ; translated from the coding sequence ATGAAAACACTGCTGGGTTTTGTATTGCTCGCCACCCTTTGGGCCCCGTTTGTACACGCCCAACCCGAGCCGCCAACGGCCACCCCCGTGACCACCAACCCCTGGCACGACAGTGGCGACTATCGCGTGCACTTTAGCACCTTCACCAGCGATTTCCTGCCTGCCAATGCCGCGCGCGCGCTGGGCTTTACCCGCGCCAAAGATCGCATCATCGTGAATGTGGCACTCACCCAAAAGCAGGCCGACGGGCACTTTACACTGGGCCTGCCCGCAGGCGTGGAAGGGGCGGCCACCAACCTAATGCAACAGCGCAAAAGCCTGAGCTTCAAACCTGTGGAAGAGCCCAACGCCACCTACTACCTGGCCGAGCTGCGCTTTACCAATGAAGAAGTCATGCACTTCGCCTTAACCGTCACCACGCCAGATGGCACGGCGATAGACGTTAGCTTTTCCCGGAAACTCTATGTCAACGATCAGTGA
- a CDS encoding YggT family protein, which translates to METLVAIIVFLVKTFGSLYLMVVLLRLMLQIARADFYNPLSQAVVKATNPLLLPLRKVIPGIMGIDFASIVLALLVALVTVQGIILLKGFGFLNPLYLLAWSAVIVLSSLASLLFWALIILVIASFVAPQSYHPALLLIRQLMQPIMNPIQRIIPPMGGLDFSPLVVIIILQIISNFLIPEFAMQLGMPRWLFLGF; encoded by the coding sequence TTGGAGACACTGGTAGCAATTATCGTTTTTCTGGTTAAGACCTTCGGCAGCCTGTATTTGATGGTGGTACTGCTGCGGCTGATGCTGCAAATCGCCCGCGCCGATTTCTACAACCCGCTGTCGCAGGCTGTGGTGAAAGCCACCAACCCGCTATTGCTGCCGCTGCGCAAAGTCATACCCGGCATCATGGGTATCGACTTTGCCTCCATTGTGCTGGCATTGCTGGTGGCACTGGTGACGGTGCAGGGCATTATTTTGCTAAAGGGGTTTGGTTTTCTGAACCCGCTGTACCTGCTGGCCTGGTCTGCGGTGATTGTGCTTTCAAGCCTTGCCAGCCTGCTGTTTTGGGCGTTGATTATTCTGGTAATCGCAAGCTTTGTAGCCCCGCAAAGTTACCACCCGGCGCTGCTGCTGATTCGCCAGTTAATGCAACCGATCATGAACCCCATACAGCGCATCATCCCGCCCATGGGCGGCTTGGATTTCAGCCCGCTGGTGGTGATCATCATCTTGCAAATTATCAGCAACTTCCTGATTCCGGAATTTGCCATGCAGCTTGGTATGCCACGCTGGCTGTTTTTGGGCTTCTAG
- a CDS encoding response regulator gives MFSLTRYRRENPIATRLLALIIISSSAMALFAILVQLYVSFNDDIDALNKRLDQVRISTLPSITKSLWGFDEEQLNVQIQSVLEVEDVAQVTVVWRDWNNTDQAMTASSGNRAVNTSEENSRGTLVKEYPLIYSDPNTPEQELGKLIITASLNSVYNKLWGRAIYIGVLQGTKTLLISLFILWLVRSLLTRHMETIAQYARQLSLDNLSTPLKLKRHKDPAQPDELDNVVNAFNQMRNSLLEDIEQRQAIETALLTEKQQKLESERQKAVAESANRAKSQFLATMSHEIRTPMNGVIGMVELLRDTPLNNTQQHYLDVIHRSGETLIDIINDILDYSKIEAGKMELEAAPFNLEDLLEDCVQLFGATANKRHIELIGSVAPGTPLNLLGDQTRLRQVLINLIGNAFKFTSEGFVIVEARCLRKPESDAPLICFSIRDSGIGINEEGIARLFQSFSQADSSTTRKFGGTGLGLAICKRLAEMMGGEIGVDSAEGEGSTFWFTARFELAAETDSLPPEVPADLLQGKQLLVVEDNSYLAGIINQHARSWGIEVHQTTNEAETLALLDSENSPTIDFAYLDNDMPELDSLSLSKKIRNLASPTLPVAMQTGGDTMPDAHQLAEAGIQQVHRKPVTPNKLRLILAGLLGHKTETAKTKSDSTNNLYANLKVLVAEDNQVNRMVIKGLLGKFGIKPTIVENGRLAFEAVTAGDADFDLVLMDCEMPEMDGFEATRSIREYERRNMLPDSIIVALTAHAMQEHREAVYASGMNHYLSKPVTVEALKQAFEKVGILKTHAQAMI, from the coding sequence ATGTTCAGCCTGACCCGCTACCGCCGCGAAAACCCCATCGCAACACGACTGCTGGCACTGATCATTATCAGCAGCTCGGCCATGGCGCTGTTTGCCATTTTGGTGCAGCTGTATGTGAGCTTTAACGACGACATAGACGCGCTCAACAAGCGATTAGACCAGGTGCGCATCAGCACCCTGCCCTCTATCACCAAAAGCCTTTGGGGCTTCGATGAAGAGCAGCTCAACGTGCAAATTCAATCGGTACTGGAAGTAGAAGACGTAGCCCAGGTGACAGTGGTGTGGCGCGACTGGAACAATACCGATCAAGCCATGACCGCAAGCTCCGGCAACAGAGCGGTCAATACTAGCGAAGAAAACAGCCGCGGCACGCTGGTAAAAGAATACCCGCTCATCTACTCAGATCCGAACACCCCCGAGCAGGAACTCGGCAAACTGATTATTACCGCAAGCCTCAACAGCGTGTACAACAAACTTTGGGGGCGCGCCATTTACATCGGCGTATTGCAGGGCACCAAAACGCTGTTGATCTCACTATTTATTTTATGGCTGGTGCGCTCGCTGCTAACCCGCCACATGGAAACCATCGCCCAGTACGCCCGCCAGCTCAGCCTCGATAACCTCTCAACGCCGCTCAAACTCAAGCGCCACAAAGACCCGGCCCAACCCGATGAATTAGACAACGTGGTAAACGCCTTTAACCAAATGCGCAACTCGCTGCTGGAAGATATCGAACAGCGCCAGGCCATTGAAACCGCGTTGCTCACCGAAAAACAGCAAAAGCTTGAATCCGAACGGCAAAAAGCCGTGGCCGAATCTGCCAACCGCGCCAAGAGCCAATTTCTGGCCACCATGAGCCACGAGATTCGCACCCCCATGAACGGGGTGATTGGCATGGTGGAGCTGCTGCGCGACACGCCGCTCAACAACACCCAACAACACTACCTGGATGTGATTCACCGCTCGGGCGAAACCCTGATCGACATCATTAACGACATTCTGGATTACTCCAAAATTGAAGCCGGCAAAATGGAGCTGGAAGCAGCGCCCTTCAACCTGGAAGACCTCTTGGAAGATTGCGTGCAATTGTTCGGCGCCACCGCCAACAAACGCCACATAGAATTAATTGGCAGCGTCGCCCCCGGCACGCCGCTCAACTTGCTGGGCGACCAAACCCGCCTGCGCCAGGTGCTCATCAATTTAATTGGCAACGCCTTTAAATTTACCAGTGAAGGTTTCGTGATTGTGGAAGCCCGGTGCTTGCGCAAACCCGAAAGCGATGCGCCGCTTATTTGTTTCAGCATTCGCGACAGCGGTATCGGCATTAACGAAGAGGGCATCGCGCGGCTGTTTCAATCCTTCAGCCAGGCAGACAGCTCAACCACCCGCAAGTTTGGCGGCACAGGCCTAGGCCTTGCCATTTGTAAACGCCTGGCAGAAATGATGGGCGGAGAGATAGGCGTAGACTCAGCCGAAGGTGAAGGCTCTACCTTCTGGTTTACCGCGCGCTTCGAACTGGCGGCCGAAACCGATAGCCTGCCCCCGGAAGTGCCGGCCGATTTGTTGCAAGGCAAGCAGCTGCTGGTGGTGGAAGACAACAGCTACCTGGCCGGCATTATCAACCAGCATGCGCGCAGCTGGGGTATAGAGGTACATCAAACCACCAACGAGGCAGAAACCCTTGCCCTCCTGGATTCAGAAAATAGCCCAACGATTGATTTCGCCTACCTCGATAACGACATGCCCGAACTGGATAGCCTTTCGCTTAGCAAAAAAATTCGCAACCTCGCAAGCCCCACGCTACCCGTTGCCATGCAAACCGGTGGCGACACCATGCCAGATGCCCACCAGCTGGCCGAAGCCGGCATTCAGCAGGTGCATAGAAAACCGGTCACGCCCAACAAATTGCGACTGATTCTGGCAGGCCTTTTGGGCCACAAAACGGAAACCGCCAAAACAAAAAGCGACAGCACAAACAATCTCTATGCCAACCTGAAAGTACTGGTAGCCGAAGACAACCAGGTTAACCGCATGGTGATTAAAGGGCTGCTCGGTAAATTTGGCATCAAGCCCACCATTGTGGAAAACGGCCGCCTGGCTTTCGAGGCGGTTACCGCAGGTGATGCAGATTTTGACTTGGTGTTAATGGATTGCGAGATGCCCGAGATGGATGGCTTTGAGGCCACGCGCAGCATTCGCGAGTACGAGCGCCGCAACATGCTGCCAGATTCCATCATCGTGGCGCTTACCGCCCACGCCATGCAAGAGCACCGTGAAGCCGTTTACGCAAGTGGCATGAACCACTACCTGAGTAAACCGGTCACCGTTGAAGCCTTAAAGCAGGCCTTTGAGAAAGTGGGCATTTTAAAAACTCACGCACAAGCTATGATCTAA
- the hemW gene encoding radical SAM family heme chaperone HemW: protein MMPTDCLPPLSLYIHIPWCVRKCPYCDFNSHKAGAELPEAAYVAAVLADMAQEQPFTHNRPLTSIFFGGGTPSLFSAHAIGALLEGAERCFGFAPDIEITLEANPGTAEQQRFAGYRAAGVNRLSLGVQSFNPKQLAHLGRIHSGAEAQAAVIMARRAGIDNFNLDLMHGLPDQTPADAAEDLRQALALEPNHLSWYQLTIEPNTEFFRRPPTLPVEDTLADIQDAGAAALREAGLGQYEISAYAKPGKAARHNLNYWQFGDYVGVGAGAHGKLSHLHEGRLAMVRRWKTRTPEHYLQRAGQPPQPGSHFSFAASTEPLAPADLPLEFMMNALRLSAGVEASLFEARTGLSLKALEPTLGRLRDQGLITPDRLQATPLGSRFLNRLLLAFEPE from the coding sequence ATGATGCCCACCGATTGCCTGCCGCCGCTGTCACTTTACATCCACATTCCCTGGTGCGTGCGCAAGTGCCCCTATTGCGATTTCAACTCCCATAAGGCCGGTGCAGAGCTGCCCGAGGCCGCCTACGTGGCCGCGGTGCTGGCCGATATGGCGCAAGAGCAGCCCTTCACCCACAACCGGCCGCTCACCTCCATTTTCTTTGGCGGCGGCACACCCAGCCTGTTTAGCGCACACGCTATTGGCGCACTGCTTGAGGGCGCCGAGCGCTGCTTTGGTTTTGCGCCAGATATTGAAATCACCCTTGAGGCCAACCCCGGCACCGCCGAGCAGCAGCGCTTTGCCGGCTACCGGGCCGCCGGCGTGAACCGGCTTTCCCTTGGGGTGCAAAGTTTCAACCCCAAGCAGCTTGCACACCTTGGCCGCATTCACAGCGGCGCTGAGGCGCAGGCGGCGGTCATCATGGCCAGACGGGCCGGCATAGATAACTTCAACCTGGATTTAATGCACGGGCTGCCCGATCAAACGCCCGCCGATGCAGCAGAGGATTTGCGCCAGGCGCTGGCGCTGGAACCCAACCACCTCTCGTGGTACCAGCTCACCATCGAGCCCAATACCGAGTTCTTCAGGCGCCCGCCCACACTGCCCGTGGAAGACACCCTGGCGGATATTCAAGACGCAGGCGCCGCGGCACTGAGAGAGGCGGGCCTTGGCCAGTACGAAATCTCGGCCTATGCCAAACCGGGCAAGGCTGCGCGCCACAACCTCAACTACTGGCAATTTGGCGACTATGTGGGCGTGGGTGCCGGTGCCCACGGCAAACTCAGCCACCTTCATGAAGGCAGGCTCGCGATGGTGCGCCGCTGGAAAACCCGCACACCCGAGCACTACCTGCAGCGCGCGGGCCAACCGCCCCAGCCCGGCAGCCACTTCAGCTTTGCCGCCAGCACTGAGCCACTTGCCCCAGCCGACCTGCCGCTGGAGTTCATGATGAATGCCCTGCGCTTAAGCGCAGGCGTAGAGGCCAGCCTGTTTGAAGCCCGCACGGGCTTGAGCCTCAAGGCACTGGAGCCCACCCTTGGCCGCCTGCGCGATCAAGGCCTGATAACCCCGGACAGGCTGCAGGCCACCCCTTTGGGCAGCCGGTTTTTGAACCGGCTATTGCTGGCCTTCGAGCCCGAATAG